Part of the Thamnophis elegans isolate rThaEle1 chromosome 10, rThaEle1.pri, whole genome shotgun sequence genome, agttaccCTTCTGGTAAAGTGAGCATCAATAAAACcatcaataaatttaataaataagtaaaataaaacatgtaTATTGTGTAATAATGTAATTTAGAAAGAGGAATTAGCTAATTATATGAACAGATTATAATCAGCAGAGCTTTAGAGTCaacaatatttccatttttcattaTCAAATATCAATAACGAGAACCATATGGACTATTAACATAATGTAGTTGGCTTATTCTAATGCCACCTTCAAAAGATGTCCACAAACAAGTTTTCTTCATACCGTATTGTTccacggaatggggattttaatgGTGTAGAACCAACATACAAAATATGCACCTTGGCAAAACGAGAATTAATACTGCAAACctgaagaggaaaagaggaagagagaaagcaaCTTTTAGCAACTATCTGTTCTCTCTTATAACTTAAGGACTGTAATCAATAATGCTTCAGTTCCACATAGTGAAAATAACCAAGCTAACCTCCAAACTAGGATATATAAGCCTTTTCTTTCTGCAACATCACAGTGGGCCTACTAAATATTGAATGCGGGGACTAACCAActaaaaaacatgtaaaaataaatGCAGACAGCAACACTGGCAATATATTATGATTATAATTGGGATCTAGGTTTTACATACTCATTTTATTGTAGGGAAAATGATCTCACATTTAACCAATACCACAGAAAGATTAGACaaaaacctaccgtatttttcagagtataagacgcaccaagattttgaagaggcaaatttaaaaaaaaggtttttgcactgcAGACCTCCCtgctttttttacaaaaaaaaaaaaaaaaagggcacgaatagcttttagaaggcttgtagagtgctcctgggaggtggggtgggaccaaaaatgagcaaaaaaatggcccgtttttcacaaaaacaggcttgttcttgtcaaaaaaaaaagggcatgcatagcctttaggaggcttatagagtgcttttgggggaggggcaaatttgagcaaaaaacgtcctgtttttcactcatttctgctctccccagcccccaggagcactctgcaaggctcctaagggctatgcacggtgactttggtgaagggggggtgggaggcaaaatatgctgtattcagtgtctaagacgcccccagatttccagcctcttttttgaggaaaaaaggtgtgtcttatacgctgaaaaatatggcaatttGTTTCATTCATCACACTGTTAGCAAATTTAAGGTGAGCTTCCAAAGATGAATGAtctgtagggggaaaaaaccctactCTTCACTTATGGGTAAATATGGCATTCTATCTATTTATATTACCTTTTATATTCTTGACACTAATACCTGGATTAAAAATAACAAGGAAATTTTTAGATAAATATGCTACCTTGCAAGTCACTGTGGCTCCCACATCAGGCAGTAGCTGAGATTCCACATCTCTCATCACAGAGATTACCGGGAGCTGTAGGGAGTGTGAAAAACCAGCATGATTCAGCATTGAGTATTGAGCTACCACCAAAAGATAAGTTGAAGTCCAACCCCTTCTGGATTACCAGTATGTCAAGTCATTCAAAGCATGAAATCATTATCATTATCCCCCACCCCACTATCATCCACAGCACACCACTACATGCAGTCCTTGTTTAATGATGTTTCACAAATTATAATGTTCTTGGAAAGGGTGCTTTACAGGCAATAAAAGACTTCTGGCTATTGTAAAATATTGCATTCTCCCCCTTCTCCGTTATATGACTGGATTTTGCGCACTTGGCAACAGGCTCaaatttacaactggttgcagtgtcctgcaatCATGTGGCCACAATTTGCTATGTTATTTTTACTGGTTTCCAGCATCTTTTGCTGTTTCTGTAATCAAACTTATAATtatatgattcatttaatgaacaTATGATTTAGAGTTACAATGATTACATGTTTAGCTTAATGACAGTTGTAAAAATGGTAATAAAATCAGGTCCACTGACATGGGTGCACAACTTACAACTGAAATCCCAGACGCAACTGAGGTTAAGAAGTTATTTCTATGCAGAAATACTTAATTCTCACCATGCCATTCTCACTTTTCTTTATGAAACAACCAGCCAAAGAGGCAAAGATGGAACCATGGCGTGTGTAGGTACCATTCCCAGGGGTTCCTTCCTCTAAACTGCAGAGTCGCTCTCCTGTGAAACAGAACACAAGCCCAAACATTTTATTTTCCGACTGCCACATCTTCTCATGTTCTaaatcaagggtgtcaaatttgcgGCCTGcaagccagatgcatcatgtgctggtcatgccccccccattttagcaaagggaaaagtcacaatatgtcacgtgacaccatgatgcgactttgacacccctgttctaaacacTCATGTCTGATTGCTCTCACTAGAAATTACTTCCTCTGTGACACGTGCATAAGTTTGTGTGCAACAAAAaatagataccatagatagaaTAAATGAGTAAAGAAAAACATAAGAACACAAGAATAAACCAACTGGATCAGGCCAAAGGTTAATCCAACAGTTTGTTTCTCACCATGACCAAGGAAAAATCTCTGAAGTGTTTTCAAACAGATGGTATTATACCTATAGGCATGTAGTCCCTAATTGGGAGATGACAATACATCTCAAGACTGGAAGCCTTTGACTGATGTCATCCATGAATTTATCTAATCCCGCCATTAAAACatccaaataaattatttttgtcaCATCCTGAAATAAATTCCACAAAATAATTTTGCACTATatagaaaaatgctgtattttatCAATTCTAAAGAGTTAACATCTTCATAGAGGtatccactaagattccaagattaGTGTCAACTGGAATTTCTTTTGTGTATCTGTACAGTTATGGTATTTTGCCTAAAAGTGATTTAAATTGAATCACACTTAATTAGATATTCATCCATTTAAAACATATTCTTCTGGAGGTTTTTATAATCACTTTTGGTTTTGACTATCCTAAGTATTTTAGTATCATCTGTAAACTTGGGCAGCTCCATACTTATGTTTAAGATGATTAACGATTAAGCTTAAAAGCATTGGTCCTCGCATGGGATCTTGTAGAATTCACTTCTTACTTCACAGaaaaaatccaatttatttttaatttctgcttttgattttttaattaatttgcaaCCCTGTAGGAATGTTCCATGGCTGCTAATTTTACTCAACAGCCCTTGAAGAAGAACTGTAAAGGTTTTCTGAAAATCCAAGTACACAATCCAAGTACACAAAGTGCTCTGGTTGAAAGCTTCTCCAAAGCATCTATCTAAACCACTGGAGAGGCTGCTAGAATAGATGGTGAAGActtataaaatgtataatattCCACCTAGAACCGTGAAATGTTCCTTTGCTAGACAGGGTCGAATGACCATTTGTTGTGGAAAGTAGAGGATTCCTCAAGTGAACAGAGGGTTGATCTGGATGATCTACCAGATCCCTTCCAGTTACATTCGTAGATATATATGAACTAAAACCGACGCCTAACAAATCCAATCCGGTTCCTACAAACCAATTCACAGAGTCCCCAATTCAGCCCCACAAAGCTCTCTGGAGCTGAGCCCAGGAAATTAGCACTCAACCCGGGAATGGTCCCTCTTACAACGGCTCCCATCCTTCCCTCTCCCAGTCACCCACCAGGAACACAGTAGCGCACAGGAGCCATGCCGGGCTACGGAAAGGACTTCGCGCTAGGCCGCCTCTTCCCCGCGGGTGGCTGGAATTTCCATTGGCCGATTCCAGGCTCACGTGACTTCCTCCACGCACGCGTTCTTCCGAACAGCAGCAGAGCAACTGTAACTAGGAGGCCGGCGGAAAAGAATGGGCTTTGAAGCGCATTGCATGACGGGAAGTGTAGTTTCATGTAGCTTAGCCAACGTGTAGTCGCGCATGTGCGAATAaggataaggggggggggagggaaaaaaatgatgCCGGGAAGGCTGCAATTGTCGAGGAGAGGTCTGTAGAACGGGGTTGATTGAGCCCCCCAAATGGCAGCTCCAGGTAAGCGGggaagagttggaaggaaaccGATTTGACAGTGATGTCTATTGGTGAACGGCCTTTTTCCGCGTCTTTGGGTTTCCCCGGCTTGCGCCTCCAGAAGTTCCTGCATTGCTGTTTAGGGCTTAGCCTTCTTGCTGAAGACTCTGATGGTCCCCGTGCTCTGGGCGTTGATGTTGCTTGTTGCTGTGAAACGAATCTGGGATGAAGCTTCCTTCGCTGGCCGAAGAATTGCCTAGCCTCCTGCTTGAAATGCGTGCGGGCAAGACCTCTTTTAGGATGCTTTGGTTTCTCGCGTCTTAAAAGGACGATTGGCCGAAGCAGACGTGCTTCTCCTTCTTTAAGCCTTGGCCTTCTCCAAAGATTCCGATGAATAGATGCGACAAttgctttctttctccttccccgtCTGCGATTGATTTTTTATTGCCAAAGCCATATGTGTGCCTAAGTAGCTGAGCTTTGCACAAAGGCGGAGTTACAACCCGGGCACACCTTTTTCAACTTCGAGAGTCAGAAAGTATTACAACCTTTAGAAAGCGGTTCATTGGCTCTGCTTCCCGGGTTCCGTTATGTCGTGGGTGTCGGTGTAAATTTGGTTGGCAAAAGGCAATGACAGGAAGACAAAATACTTGTGTGTTACTAAATATTCAGTACATgcttacattatttttttctgtagccTACTCGTGCTTAATGAATTAATGTAAGCATTTTGTCCTGCAAGAATAACCAGGATCTTCTGATCTTCCCTCTAAATATCCTACCCCATGAAAATTACTGGTAATTGAGATCTGTTCTTTGTGAATATTATACAGCGATTATACAATGATTTGACAACATTGGTTTTTAGTGCATAATTCTTTGGACAACAAGACCTGTGCTAAAGTATTGCACTTCCCACAGCTGCCAAATGAAGTGGATTCAGGTAATTCTTGACTCACCATGAAATATTTGCGTATGAGAAACTGATCACCCTGCTTAACCTATGTGGTCATAATCTGTATAGTCATATTGTCTCTTTACAAATGGTGGGGACTCTTAATACATGGAGGAGGGCATTATTGTATTTAAAATAGGTAGTGGAAGGCCAGAGAATTTGAGGCAATGATGGGATGCAAGCAAGACTGATTTAGATTTTTCAGGATAGTAGTATTATTGTTTATAATTTTCAGGTTGATTTTACAAAGCTTTCCACATGATTTGTTGGTTTCTTCTGGAACTTAACAGGAAACCACACTCCTGCACTTGGTGAATTATCATCAAACTTCAGAATGAAGTTCCTCAATATCAAAGAAAGAATTCCACTTTGTATGCCGAGATAACATTAAGAATAAATAATATGTTTTCTATTGACTATAGCAGAACTCTTATTTGAAATAAGAACTGGGAGGAGAGAGATATTAATATTTTGTTGGCATAAAACCAGTAACAGTTGTTGCAGTTTTAGACAGAACCATGTAGGTCTAATTTTACATTGACTAAAATTTAATTTGATCTGCCACAGCATCACCTTACCAGGGTGCTTTTGGCTCCCACAGAGGACTTCTCAGAGTCATTCTCACTTAATATTAATTGGCCAAGATCAGTTTTCTCCAGAGCTCATCCAGCTCAAGTTCCTTCTTGTTTTTTGATTAGCAGCTGCTTGACGCTGGAGTTCTACAAACAggtaaaagtcatattttaaacaTTTGGCCTTCCTTGCTGGCCATAGACTAGTCCAAGTGGGATGATTGGCTCAAGTGAGGCAGAGATGCCAAGGAAGAGATTAGTTTTGAGAGGGATTAGTGATTATGGAATACGTTGGTATTTAGAAAAGATAGAGAAAAAAGCATGAATGAGAAATGAAAGCAATGATTTTTTTAGAATAATTTCTAGCTACATTACTTATTCTTAAATCTAAGAGTGTTGTATAAAGTGTATCCTATTCAAGAGTATTGGGCTAAATTCTAGTTATTCCTTCGCTGTTTAAATGATGTTCGTGTTGACTAGAGATTATGGAGAACCGATGTCCAATATCTCAGAGAGGTGCCTAATCCTGGATTACAATTCCAGACCATGCCAGTTTCATCAGTTCTAATATCCTTACCATTTGATATATTTTTGGCTTCCTCTGATTTAGTCCTTTTTCTCCCTTTATTATGATTTTCTGCAGTTATGCAGGGGAAAAAGAAACCCAAACATACCGGTAATCATAAAAGATATGCTCTTCAGGCAATTGTAGACCAAGTTCTGAGCACAGCCTGCATTCTGAATACTATATGCATACAGGCACACAGGTATCTTGCTGTTCAGCCTAGGAAAGTAAACAGAAGCATCAGTAAAGTCAAAACCTTTATTGCTGTGTTATTATCCCCATTGGTATTATGGAAGAGGGCATAACTCTTCCATTAATGCTGCATTGGAGACATGAGTGATTCCCCAGCCACAATGGGGAAAGATTTTGTTGCAAAGATTCTTCACCTACGCGCAGTTGGGCATTACCTAACAAGATGACAATGGAGCAGTACCCAGAGCACTGCTCTGAATGTTTGGTGCAAACATTTTTCTCACCAAGCCCTGTCATATACTTTCTGacacttcctcctttcttcccaggTTCTGAGCTGCAGGGATGAGGAGTCGCCGGCGGATGTACTCCGCTGTCATGCGTCTCTTCCTGAAGTGTTTGCGGATAGGTCAGCGGCGTCGGTTCTGGCTGACCCAGCAAGTGGAACAACTGTGGCTATATGGACATCTCTGTTTGCGCTCTCTGTTTTACAACTCTTTTGCTGATGGCGACACAGCTCTTGATGCCCTCTTTGAGCCTATATATTGGCTGGTAGATCATGTCACTCGTTGGTTTGGAGTGGTGAGTACttacaaagacaaacaaaaattggggtgggggtggggttaagGAGAGATATTTTCTGTATTAATAAAGTTGCCGCTCTAGTTTTCAAGCTACATGCATAGATATTTCAACCTCAttccgtgtttccccgaaaatatgacatgtcctgataataaggccatgccacatttttctggtgggcaaaaatataagccctcccccacaaataatccccctggacaaccccccacctccggccaggcagagtgccactcatcAACCTAGGGGTATCCCGAAgttgccaagccgcgggaactggggggaaggcaaaggtgattgcgttgcttggcaccttcggtttaccactaggttggtgagcagtgctatgcccagctgaagaggggggttgccaggcggctgctctcttatgagcgggctcccaaagagctgggcacagcagccacccggcaaaccgcctttccagccaggcacagcaccattcactgacctaggggtatcgccaagccgcgtgagtTCACCGCCGCctggctcctgtggcttggcaccttcgaaatgcctctaggtcagtgaatggtgctctgcacagctggagaggggagtTGCACAAGCGGCTGTTCCGCTTTAGCTcgcgcgcctcccagcctcatgatgccctggcccagctttccctgcagagccagagcaTCTCCGCTGCCGCCACCATTCCAGCGTGGCTTTTTTGGTGGCTTCCAAACTGAGTGTCccgcagtggccgctctgggcgtacgctctatggttgtacgctctgggagtatgctctaccGGCAGCTGactcacaaccatagagcgtacgcccagagcggccattGCCAGAAGCctcagtttggaagctgctgaaaaagccatgctgggatggcagcaGCAGAGGTGATCTGGCTCTGTGGGGAGAGCTGGGcgagggcatcgtgaggctgggaggtgcttGAGCGAAAGCGGAACAGCTGCTTGCGCAACCCCCCTAcagccatgcagagtgccattcactggcatttcgaaggcgccaagctgcgggagccgggCGGCaacgaacaggcgctcacgcagcTTGGAGATACCCCTaggccagtgaatggtgctgtgcctggctggaaaggggattTGCTGAGCGGCTGcttgtgagtgtggtcacctcatggctgttgtgctgcgctgctgcgacagcacaacacagccgttcgcccctgaggctgtgcccggctctttgggagcccattcgcaagagagcagctgcccggcaaccccaaaacaacaaaccctcccctgataataaggcccaagccatattttgtgggtaaaaagaaaataagaccgtgtcttatttttggggaaacatggtaagtaAAGCCAGGAGATTAAAAAAAGGACTGAAATTGCAGGAGGAAGTGGCATTAGGACTTCATAGAATCTGCTAACTATTATCTCTTTTGGCTTCCCAGAAAACAAAAAGGGCTTAATAAGGGGATGTATCTGCCATACACCCTTTCTCTTCAGAAGGGCTGACTTGGAATATAGTGTCTTGCTAGCGCAAATTCCTTTATACCTTCAACAGGTGTTTGTGGCTCTGGTGATAACACTGACCACTTCTGTGGTGGGCATAGTGTACATTTGCCTCCTTCCAATGATTCTCCAGACCTATCCCATTCCCTGGATCTTCTGGCATATTGTCTATGGCCATTGGAACCTTGTCATGATTGTTTTCCATTACTACATGGCTATAACTACTCAGCCTGGTTATCCACCACAGGTAGGACTGAggctttaatatttatatttggacttattttattatttaatctttctttagaTTCATAAGCAGGACTGCTCAGCACGGTTTCCAGCCTTTTTTCTGCCTACCTGGGTTCACACAACTTACTGAACTATCCTCCAGCCAACCACATTTCAGCCTTAGGTGCTCTGCAAACCATATGGTTAATTTATGATTCAGTGTGTTGTGTAAATCCAGAACATTGGGCTCAGTTAACTATGGGTAAATATATTGTGAAAATCTGACCACTAGTCATTTTACTATGAAATATCATGGACCAAAATCAGCTGGAGTTGTTTACATGCTGTgaacaacaacccccccccccccaaaaaaaaagagtatGCCAAAGTTCAGAAGCACTGCCCCAGAGCTTCTGATCGTTAGCTTTGGTAAGAATGAAAAGGCAATACCTTTTCTACTCAACAATACTTACCCAAGTATTTTTAGCCAAAAGTCTAAGAAGCTATGCTCCACCATGCTCAGAAATGCTGCTTTTCCCTTCCTACAGCACCCAAAGAATGATCTTGCTGCTGTGTCAATATGCAGAAAATGTATTGCCCCCAAACCTGCCCGGACCCACCACTGTAGCATCTGCAACAGGTGAGCCATCATTGTGTCAAATctgcatttcatttctttcattcttccctgccatctgtccttttttttgtgggggggtgcCATCCTTGTTTTTTGAGAACCTTGGAAAAAACTCTACTCTTGGCCTCTTTTGTTGCAAGGCACACAGCGACCCCATATGAGGTTCTGCAAGTTTCATTTCTTGCTGTTTCCTCTCAACGTATGGAAATTATTAATTAGATTTATTTCTGCAAATCTGTGAACATGAAATATGAGGCATACAACTCTCGTCTAGCAGTTCTTAGGAATCTGTTAGTCTTCATTCTGATTGCTAATTTTCCTTCAGTATATTCCTGCTTGTTATATTTTAATAAACTGCTCAGATAGTTGACTTAGAATAATACGTGAGCACCaatgcatgcatttatatggtgcAAAGTTTCTCTGAGGTAGACGCGAAGTGTTAATGGTGGCATTTTTTAATCTCATAATTGCCTCAGCAGTAGGACTGACTGGCTTAAGCTGTGGGCTTTTGTTCTGTTGTACAAGTCTAATTTTAGAAG contains:
- the EXOSC1 gene encoding exosome complex component CSL4 isoform X1, producing the protein MAPVRYCVPGERLCSLEEGTPGNGTYTRHGSIFASLAGCFIKKSENGMLPVISVMRDVESQLLPDVGATVTCKVCSINSRFAKVHILYVGSTPLKSPFRGTIRREDIRATEKDKIEVYKSFRPGDIVLAKVISLGDAQSNYLLTTAENELGVVVAHSEAGLQMVPISWCEMQCPSTHGKELRKVARVQPQFLQT
- the EXOSC1 gene encoding exosome complex component CSL4 isoform X2 codes for the protein MAPVRYCVPGERLCSLEEGTPGNGTYTRHGSIFASLAGCFIKKSENGMLPVISVMRDVESQLLPDVGATVTCKVCSINSRFAKVHILYVGSTPLKSPFRGTIRREDIRATEKDKISLGDAQSNYLLTTAENELGVVVAHSEAGLQMVPISWCEMQCPSTHGKELRKVARVQPQFLQT